GCCCCGGCGTGGGGTGGAGGCCCAGGAGGTTCAGGCGGGGGGCCTCCCCGCTCGCCCGGCGGCGCTCCCCGGCCCGCGCCTCCGCGATCTTCCGGCGATCGACGAGGAGGGGCTCGAAGACGGTGTCCATCGAGTTGGGCGAGATGGTCAGGTAGTGAGTCGAGCGCTGGCAGTCCTTCGCGCAGCGGCCCACCTCCGAGCCCACGTCCTCGCCGGTGACCATCGGCACGCAGGTGTTGGCGACGAAGAGGCTCTTCCCCTCGCGGTTGGCGACCGCGACGCCCTGATCGAGGACCTGCCGGAGCTTCTCCGGGTTGCCCATGATCACGTCCCGCTCGTCGAGGTCGGTCGAGAGCATGGTCCCCTCGAGCAGCGAGAGCTGCGGGGCCCGGTCCAGCCGGATCCGGTGCTCCCAGGGGTAGGCGACCTGCGAGACCACCGGGGCGCCCCCGTGCGGCGTGACGTGATCGCACTCGAGGTCGGCGTGCTGCACGAAGACGAAGAGGCTCAAGGGATCGATGGAGTCGAGCTGCCCGCGGGCGATCTCGTCCACCGCGAAGAAGTCCGCGAAGGCGTTCGAGTCGCCCCAGGTGTCGAGCAGCGAGTCGAGCCGCCCGGGGTGGCGCTCGGCCGGCGGCGCGGGCAGGCCCCGCTCGTCGACCTGGGGGTCCCGGGCGAAGAGCGCCCCGAGGGAGGTGAGGGTCTCGTCGGCCAGACGGGAGCGGCCCTGCCGGCCGACGCGCTCGGCGAAGGCCCGGGCGGGGGTCCCGGTGGCGTAGTGGAGGACGAGGTGCTCGGTCTCGAGGAGGCCGCGCTTACCCTCGCTCTTCGGCTCGAGCTGGAAGATCACCGGCCGCCGCGGGCCGCAGCGTATGGCGAGGGTCACGCCGGTGCGGGTCCAGGCCGCCGCCTCGATCCCGAAGGCCTCGACCCCTTCGATCCCGAGGAGACGCTCCAGCGCCGCCCGGGTGGCCGCGCCGGCGAGCATCCGGCGGCGGCGGCCGAGGGCCGCCATCCTGGCCTGGGGGGCCGGGCTCATCCCGCCACGCTCCGCCGGCCCCGCTCGTCCAGCGGACGCAGCTCGTCGAGGCCGAAGGTCCTGGCGTAGGCCCGGGGCACGCCCAGGCAGGCGGCGTTCGCCGCGCAGCCGCCACAGGTCTCGGCCTTCACCCAGTCCCTGCCCTCCTCGAGGGTGCCGCTCTCCTGCTGGACGGCCGCGCTCATGTGGCGGCCGTCGGCCGGGAGGAAGCTGCCCTCGGGCAGGGTGCAGGGCGGCACGGTCGCGTGGGTC
This is a stretch of genomic DNA from Deltaproteobacteria bacterium. It encodes these proteins:
- a CDS encoding nitrogenase component 1, whose product is MSPAPQARMAALGRRRRMLAGAATRAALERLLGIEGVEAFGIEAAAWTRTGVTLAIRCGPRRPVIFQLEPKSEGKRGLLETEHLVLHYATGTPARAFAERVGRQGRSRLADETLTSLGALFARDPQVDERGLPAPPAERHPGRLDSLLDTWGDSNAFADFFAVDEIARGQLDSIDPLSLFVFVQHADLECDHVTPHGGAPVVSQVAYPWEHRIRLDRAPQLSLLEGTMLSTDLDERDVIMGNPEKLRQVLDQGVAVANREGKSLFVANTCVPMVTGEDVGSEVGRCAKDCQRSTHYLTISPNSMDTVFEPLLVDRRKIAEARAGERRRASGEAPRLNLLGLHPTPGRDELIALLAAMGVEVNVLLVPELSEERIDALPAADLDVVAVNEAWGLLYEQLGRGSPRPRLIRPAPYGVEGTRAWLAAIADALELGEAAREAAEAALAPHAETFAALRERARGEFLGLCCRAREVRFLLEPEHFWGVPLLPLLEEMGFGLEVAIYFESREEMQVTPELHRSFREPERHRIKGFDSYEGMMARLGEMEAGAVFSHHSLDWRITGSGKNLFSLQHLEVGAAGAVRSLQRLLRIARTPYFRRFGRYLQRDASGRRVGGA